The Anoxybacillus flavithermus genome has a segment encoding these proteins:
- a CDS encoding stage II sporulation protein D, whose translation MRQWIIATITLFTLILLIPALVVLAFGEKQNTPLPAEPKHVQARDEPIVEVAVYRSKEKKVERLPLEQYVVGVVAAEMPAEFEMEALKAQALTARTYIVKQLMHNQPIQLPEGANVTDTVMHQVYYSDEQLKEMWGISYEWKIKKIKEAVEATRGQILTYNNEPIEAAFFSTSNGYTENSEAYWQNAFPYLTSVESPWDEQSPKFYEQVTLSVRQFEQRLGVKLPKDGSVGKVLARTPGKRVALVDINGKQLTGRDVREKLQLKSTDFTWTRQGNNIVITTKGYGHGVGMSQYGANFLAKQGKTYKEIVKYYYQGVQIHDISLVASKF comes from the coding sequence TTGCGACAATGGATTATCGCAACAATAACATTATTTACACTTATTTTACTTATTCCTGCGTTAGTCGTTTTAGCGTTTGGGGAAAAGCAAAACACACCCCTTCCTGCCGAACCGAAGCACGTTCAAGCGCGCGATGAACCGATCGTGGAAGTGGCAGTGTACCGAAGTAAAGAAAAAAAGGTCGAACGGCTTCCGCTTGAACAATATGTCGTTGGCGTCGTAGCGGCAGAAATGCCAGCGGAATTTGAAATGGAAGCGCTAAAAGCTCAGGCGCTCACTGCAAGAACGTATATCGTGAAACAGCTCATGCATAACCAACCGATTCAACTACCCGAGGGAGCGAACGTGACGGACACGGTCATGCATCAAGTATATTATAGCGACGAACAATTAAAAGAAATGTGGGGAATTAGTTACGAATGGAAAATAAAAAAAATTAAAGAAGCGGTCGAGGCAACGAGAGGACAAATTTTAACGTACAACAACGAGCCGATTGAAGCGGCGTTTTTCTCGACAAGCAACGGCTATACAGAAAACTCAGAAGCGTATTGGCAAAACGCGTTTCCGTATTTAACGAGCGTCGAAAGCCCGTGGGATGAACAGTCGCCAAAGTTTTACGAACAAGTGACATTATCGGTTCGCCAATTTGAACAACGGCTCGGTGTGAAACTGCCAAAAGACGGATCCGTTGGCAAAGTGCTTGCGCGCACGCCGGGAAAACGTGTCGCTCTTGTTGATATTAACGGGAAACAGCTTACTGGTCGTGATGTGCGTGAAAAGCTGCAATTAAAATCAACGGATTTTACATGGACAAGGCAAGGAAATAACATCGTCATTACGACGAAAGGATACGGTCACGGCGTTGGAATGAGTCAATACGGGGCGAACTTTTTAGCAAAACAAGGAAAAACGTATAAAGAGATTGTCAAGTATTATTATCAAGGGGTACAAATTCACGATATATCGCTTGTCGCTTCAAAATTTTGA